CGACTGAGGCGTCGCGCGCCGGCGGCTCAGCCCCGCGCCTGCTTCGCGTGCCAGCGCGCCACGTCCTCGCACGTGGTGAACCACACGCCGCGCGCGCGGCGCATGAAGGCGACCAGGTCCCCCAGCAGGACAACGCGCGACGCCCGTCCGCTGATGAACGGATGGCACGTCAGCACGAAGCAGCCGTTCTCCCCGTGCATCGCGGCGAACTCCTTGCTCCACATCTGCAGCACGCGGCCGGGGTCGGCGATCGCGTTGGTGGCGCCGTAGACGTGGCGGAACAGGGGCGCGTCGTCGAGGAGCCACTGCACCGGCACCTCGACGAGCCGGCCCGCCGGGGTCTGGACGTCGTACGGGACGTCGTTGCCCATGAGCGAGCTGTCGTAGAGGAAGCCGTGGGTCTTGAGGAGCGCCGGCGTCCACACGTTCACGTCCCAGGAGGGCGACCGGTAGCCGGCGGGCTTGACGCCGAGCTCTGCCCTGAGGATCGCGAGCTGCTCCTCGAGCACCGCCTTCTCCTGCGCCGCGTCGAGCATGCCGACGGCCTCGTGGACGTTGCCGTGGGCGCCGATCTCGTGGCCGGCGTCGCGGATCCGCTTGCACTGCGGCAGGTGGTTGACGGCCGTCCAGCCGGGGATGAAGAAGCTCGCGCGGAGTCGGAGGCGGTCGAGCAGCCTCAGAATGCGGTCCACGCCCACGCGGGGGCCGAAGCGGCGCTCCTCGAGGTCCGCGAGGCTCCGCTTGGCCTTCTCGGGCTCGCGGAAGAGGAAGCCCGACTCGGCGTCGAAGTCGAACGAGAGGACGGCCGCCGACCGCTTGCCGTCGGGCCAGCGGTAACGCGCGGCCGGAGGCTTGCGGTCCGCGGTCCGGGGGCGGGGCACGTCGTGTACGATACCTCGGGCGGAGCCTAGCTCCGCCACTTCCTGATCGTGACGGCCGTGCCTTTGCTGGACTTGGACGCGATGTGGAACTCGTCCATGAGCCGGCGCACGCCGGGCAACCCCACCCCGAGCCCGCCGGACGTCGAGGATCCGCCCTCCAGCGCGACGTCGACGTCACGGATGCCCGGGCCCTCGTCGAACGCAACGACCTCGATCCGCGGGCCGCCTAGGGTGTTCCCGGTAGGATTCCGGCGTTTACCTGATTCACCCGCCGAGGTCCCGGCGTCAGCCTTCACCATAGGCAGGAAGTACCCCGTGTACGGCGACCTGGACGGCGAGGCGCGGCCGAAGCGCGGCACCGCGAGCGTTCTGACACCGCGGACGCGCGACTCGACGGCGGCGCGGGAGCTCGGCGAGGGCCGGAACGCGGTCTTCGAGGAGATCAGCGAAGACGCGCCGACAGTGAAGGTGCGGGCAGCATAGCCCGCTCGCCGAGCCCGCGCTCCCTGCCGTGACGCTCGAGCCCGCGGCGCTCGAGCGCGTCCTGGCACCGGACGCAGGTCTGCACCTCGGGCAGGGCGGAGAGTCTCGCCCGCGAGATCGGCTCGCCGCACTCGGCGCACGTGCCGTACTCGCCGCGCTCCAGTCGGTCGAGCGCCTCCGACAGGCGCGTCAAGCGCTCCAGCAGGCGCTCGCGTGTGGCGAAGCCGATCTCGCGGGTCTCGTTGGCCTGAATCACGTCGCCTTCGTCGGCGTGCGGGGAGCCGTCGCCGATCGCGCCGTCGAATTTCTCCATCGCCAGCGGCTCGCCCATCCGCCGGAGGCGGGAGACCGTCGCCTGGAGATCCTGCTCCAGCCGCTTCCGGATGTCGCCGTCCATCGTCCCCGCCCCCCTTCCGCGCGCCCACGTCAGGTTCGAGTGCTCTGCAGTCTACCGGCTCCCTGGGGCACGGAAATCCGGTGGATGCCGCAAGCGCGCAGCGGAATATCCCTGCTGGCCGCGTCGACAGCCGAGGGTTTTCCCTGACGGAGCTACCGCGCCGCCGCGCGGAGCAGCTCGAAGATCCGCACGCCCGTCAGCACCTCGTCCACGGCGACGCGCCGCGGGGCGAAGCGTGAGCACGGTGCCGAGGTGGAGCATCCCGGGCAGGACGAGGTCGTCGAGGTAGCGCGCGCCGCCGCGCAGGAGCCGGCCGTCCTCCTTCCGCAGGAGCGCGCGGCCGACCAGCGTCACGCGGACGTGGTCCGGAGATGCTCGTCGCGCCTCGCCTGGAGTCCCGTGTCGGCGTACGTCATGAGGTCGGGCTTCGAGCGACCGAGCATCACCTGCAGGTAGGCGGGCTCGAGGCCCACGTTCTGGAAGCCGTGGACGACGCCGGCGGGACACGACACGCAGTCCCACC
This genomic interval from Candidatus Methylomirabilota bacterium contains the following:
- a CDS encoding polysaccharide deacetylase: MPRPRTADRKPPAARYRWPDGKRSAAVLSFDFDAESGFLFREPEKAKRSLADLEERRFGPRVGVDRILRLLDRLRLRASFFIPGWTAVNHLPQCKRIRDAGHEIGAHGNVHEAVGMLDAAQEKAVLEEQLAILRAELGVKPAGYRSPSWDVNVWTPALLKTHGFLYDSSLMGNDVPYDVQTPAGRLVEVPVQWLLDDAPLFRHVYGATNAIADPGRVLQMWSKEFAAMHGENGCFVLTCHPFISGRASRVVLLGDLVAFMRRARGVWFTTCEDVARWHAKQARG
- a CDS encoding TraR/DksA C4-type zinc finger protein, with amino-acid sequence MDGDIRKRLEQDLQATVSRLRRMGEPLAMEKFDGAIGDGSPHADEGDVIQANETREIGFATRERLLERLTRLSEALDRLERGEYGTCAECGEPISRARLSALPEVQTCVRCQDALERRGLERHGRERGLGERAMLPAPSLSARLR